A genomic region of Anopheles coustani chromosome 3, idAnoCousDA_361_x.2, whole genome shotgun sequence contains the following coding sequences:
- the LOC131272055 gene encoding glycogen debranching enzyme isoform X1, producing MSVPRRLSSAFTPLSAIEEVTELCATMGDGVISIKLAIHDGNQGDGALYRLKKNSLVHVHPGASLLGRRVALFCNYPEDGKDFDRKSYRRLEWCSSTGSPVEAPADGSVYFPIKDIDYYCNVHLTKSGAYHFYALYEECPEAGPQAGIYVQIEPQLTVGKGDAATHLPLDAIRCQTVISKLLGPIDTWEAKLRVGKESGYNMIHFTPVQELGGSRSAYSLRNQLNVNPDFHSKAGKTVTYDDVEAIMRKMREEWNVASICDIVLNHTANESIWIREYPECSYNCFTCPHLRPAFLLDALLARVGDDVKDGMLAHVGVPEVVEAEDHLQAIRWQIQSSYLPQIKLFELYQCNVDKYVQRFSEECGKRSPTRPQDVPEGDIKLRMDPEYRRLGAEIDFDRAMSIYNVFRQDCFDEDSRKRKCSEAFRARLQFLNEEVRREIQAHVDYAIENCLAGARYERVQPDGPRVKGISLKYPLFMKYFTHYGTQGKTLKEIETMMYGGPGKLFMAHNGWVINGDPLKDFARAQPGTGNVYLRRELIAWGDSVKLRYGDKPEDSPYLWKHMQEYVDTTARIFDGVRLDNCHSTPLHVAEYLLDSARKVNPELYVAAELFTNSDHTDNIFVNRLGITSLIREALSAWDSHEQGRLVYRYGGAPVGAFFPCPKRILAPGIAHALFMDLTHDNPSPVEKRSIFDLIPSAALVSMACCATGSNRGYDEFVPHHIHVVDEERQYQEWGNQVDSNTGLIAVKEALNVLHGGLATRGFDQVFVDQMHPDIVAVTRHSLTNHETVILVAHSAFGYPNPWAGPTGVRPLEFEGEFKEIVLEVQIYKKTGQTFDRPTDFVKNADYINGVSEYVVDLKRNLKLEESDIFGKEAVVKGNVTQLHFSNLKPGSVVAVRVALKDSVRGHFDNLQSLVKEFHQDRGSRYAELQHILSKLNLVDFNKLLYCCAEEERDNGGGPYNIEGYGDLVYCGLQGVMSILSDIGPNNDLGHPLANNLRTGNWLIDYCSQRLLKYETLIPMAKWLENNLKSLKEIPRYMIPSYFDVIITNVHRLAIAAACNLMSDFVSHGSNFARRLALGSVQCVSVCPSANLPRLSPNVAEPKPQDHCATMAAGLPHFATGYMRCWGRDTFIAIRGLTLLTGRYDETRYMILGFGGCLRHGLIPNLLDGGQNARFNCRDAVWWWLYTIKQYVDEVPNGKAILKDKVSRLYPTDDSEAKAPGECDQMLYETIQEALTVHFQGLSYRERNAGTRIDAHMKDKGFNNRIGVNPDTGFVFGGNNANCGTWMDKMGSSDKAGNRGVPSTPRDGSAVELVGLQMAGLRFMQQMAEQKVIPVTSVERTSYNGTKTVWTYKEWANRIAANFEREFYVDESTDSSYANKRGMYKDTVGSEIPWTDFQLRCNFPIALLAAPELADPKHAWRALENAKKYLLGPVGMKTLDFEDWGYRGNYDNSIDSDDKTVAHGANYHNGPEWVWPIGFYLRARLIFAKANGVLKETVAETWKILQTHLNELQRCHWRGLAELTNENGAFCKDSCRTQAWSMGCVLEVLYDLEKYEKEL from the exons ATGTCCGTACCGAGACGGCTGTCCAGTGCCTTCACTCCGTTG agtGCCATCGAAGAAGTTACCGAATTGTGTGCCACCATGGGTGATGGAGTTATTTCGATAAAGCTGGCCATACACGACGGCAACCAGGGTGACGGAGCTCTCTATCGTTTGAAGAAAAACTCGCTTGTCCATGTACATCCCGGTGCATCGCTGTTGGGACGACGTGTGGCCTTGTTCTGCAACTATCCGGAAGATG GAAAAGATTTCGATCGAAAATCTTATAGACGGCTCGAGTGGTGTTCGTCCACCGGATCACCGGTCGAAGCACCGGCCGATGGGTCGGTATATTTCCCCATCAAGGACATCGATTACTACTGCAATGTGCACTTGACCAAATCGGGAGCTTATCATTTCTACGCCCTCTACGAAGAGTGTCCCGAGGCAGGCCCGCAGGCAGGGATTTACGTCCAAATCGAGCCGCAGCTGACGGTCGGAAAGGGCGATGCGGCGACGCACCTTCCGCTCGATGCAATCCGCTGTCAGACGGTGATTTCGAAGCTTCTCGGACCGATCGACACGTGGGAGGCAAAGTTGCGGGTGGGCAAAGAGTCCGGCTACAATATGATACACTTTACGCCCGTCCAGGAGCTGGGTGGTTCGAGATCGGCCTACTCGCTGCGGAACCAGTTGAATGTGAATCCCGATTTCCACAGCAAGGCTGGTAAAACGGTGACGTACGACGATGTGGAGGCTATTATGCGCAAAATGCGCGAGGAGTGGAATGTGGCTTCGATTTGTGACATTGTGTTGAACCACACGGCCAACGAGTCCATCTGGATCCGGGAGTATCCCGAGTGCAGCTACAACTGCTTCACCTGTCCCCATCTGCGTCCGGCGTTTTTGCTCGATGCGTTGCTGGCGCGAGTCGGCGACGACGTGAAGGACGGTATGTTGGCGCACGTTGGCGTTCCGGAGGTGGTCGAGGCGGAAGATCACCTGCAGGCGATCCGCTGGCAGATACAATCGAGCTATCTTCCGCAAATTAAGCTGTTTGAGTTGTACCAGTGCAATGTGGACAAGTACGTTCAGCGGTTCAGCGAGGAGTGTGGCAAGCGTAGCCCAACCCGCCCCCAGGACGTTCCCGAGGGGGACATTAAGCTTCGCATGGATCCGGAATACCGACGACTGGGGGCCGAGATTGACTTCGATCGTGCCATGAGCATCTACAACGTCTTCCGGCAGGACTGTTTCGATGAGGACAGCCGAAAGCGCAAGTGTTCCGAGGCGTTCCGCGCCCGGTTGCAGTTCCTAAACGAAGAGGTACGTCGCGAGATTCAGGCGCACGTCGATTATGCCATCGAAAACTGCCTGGCCGGAGCACGGTACGAGCGTGTGCAGCCGGATGGTCCACGGGTAAAGGGAATCTCGCTCAAGTACCCGCTGTTCATGAAGTACTTCACGCACTACGGAACGCAAGGCAAGACGCTGAAGGAAATCGAAACGATGATGTACGGTGGCCCGGGTAAACTGTTTATGGCGCACAACGGTTGGGTGATTAACGGTGATCCGCTGAAGGACTTTGCCCGTGCCCAACCGGGCACCGGAAACGTTTATCTACGCCGCGAGCTCATCGCATGGGGTGACAGTGTGAAGCTACGGTACGGTGACAAACCGGAAGATAGTCCATACCTGTGGAAGCACATGCAAGAGTACGTGGACACGACGGCACGCATCTTCGACGGTGTTCGGCTGGACAACTGCCACTCGACGCCGCTGCATGTGGCCGAGTATCTGTTGGATTCGGCGCGCAAGGTCAACCCGGAGCTGTACGTTGCGGCCGAACTGTTTACCAACTCCGATCACACGGACAACATCTTCGTGAATCGGCTCGGCATAACGTCGCTCATTCGAG AGGCGCTTTCGGCATGGGATTCGCACGAGCAGGGCCGGTTGGTGTATCGGTACGGTGGAGCCCCCGTCGGTGCATTCTTCCCCTGCCCGAAGCGCATTCTGGCGCCTGGAATTGCGCACGCCCTGTTCATGGACCTTACGCACGACAATCCGTCGCCGGTGGAGAAGCGTTCGATCTTCGATCTGATCCCATCGGCGGCCCTCGTGTCGATGGCATGTTGCGCAACGGGCAGCAATCGTGGCTACGATGAGTTCGTTCCCCATCAC ATTCATGTGGTCGACGAGGAACGCCAGTATCAGGAATGGGGAAATCAGGTGGACAGCAACACGGGTTTGATTGCGGTGAAGGAAGCGCTGAACGTGCTGCACGGTGGCCTCGCAACGCGTGGTTTCGATCAGGTGTTTGTCGATCAGATGCACCCGGACATTGTGGCCGTCACGCGCCATTCGCTGACGAACCACGAGACGGTCATTCTTGTGGCGCACTCCGCCTTCGGATACCCGAACCCCTGGGCCGGCCCGACGGGCGTACGTCCGCTGGAGTTCGAGGGTGAATTCAAGGAGATTGTGCTTGAGGTGCAAATCTACAAGAAAACCGGCCAAACGTTCGATCGACCGACGGATTTCGTGAAAAACGCCGACTACATCAATGGCGTCAGCGAGTACGTGGTGGACCTGAAGCGTAATCTCAAGCTCGAAGAATCGGACATCTTTGGCAAGGAAGCGGTCGTGAAGGGAAACGTAACACAGTTGCACTTTTCCAACCTTAAACCCGGCTCCGTGGTTGCGGTTCGTGTGGCACTGAAGGATAGCGTGCGGGGACATTTTGATAACCTACAATCGTTGGTTAAGGAGTTCCACCAGGATCGGGGCTCGCGGTACGCGGAATTGCAGCACATTCTTTCCAAGTTGAACCTGGTGGACTTTAATAAACTGCTGTACTGCTGTGCCGAGGAGGAACGGGACAATGGAGGTGGCCCGTACAACATCGAAGGCTACGGAGATCTGGTGTACTGTGGATTGCAGGGTGTTATGTCCATTCTGTCGGATATCGGACCGAACAACGATCTCGGCCATCCGCTGGCGAATAATCTTCGTACTGGAAACTGGTTGATTG aTTACTGCTCCCAGCGTTTGTTGAAGTATGAAACTCTGATCCCGATGGCCAAGTGGTTGGAGAACAACCTGAAATCGTTGAAAGAGATCCCACGCTACATGATTCCGAGCTACTTCGACGTGATCATCACGAACGTGCATCGTTTGGCGATCGCGGCCGCGTGCAATCTCATGTCGGACTTTGTCAGCCATGGTTCCAACTTTGCGCGTCGTCTCGCCCTCGGCTCGGTGCAGTGTGTAAGCGTTTGCCCGTCGGCCAATTTGCCCCGCTTGAGCCCGAACGTGGCTGAGCCGAAGCCGCAGGACCATTGCGCCACGATGGCTGCCGGATTGCCCCACTTTGCGACCGGGTACATGCGCTGCTGGGGACGTGACACCTTCATTGCGATCCGGGGACTGACGCTGCTGACCGGTCGGTACGATGAGACGCGCTACATGATCCTTGGATTCGGTGGATGCCTACGCCACGGGTTGATTCCGAATCTACTCGATGGGGGGCAGAATGCTCGGTTCAACTGTCGCGATGCCGTTTGGTGGTGGCTGTACACCATCAAGCAGTACGTCGATGAGGTACCCAACGGTAAGGCCATCCTGAAGGATAAGGTTTCGCGTCTCTACCCAACGGACGACTCGGAAGCGAAAGCACCGGGTGAATGT gaCCAAATGCTGTACGAAACGATTCAAGAAGCGTTGACGGTGCACTTCCAGGGGTTGTCCTATCGCGAACGAAACGCTGGCACGCGCATCGATGCGCACATGAAGGATAAGGGATTCAACAATCGCATCGGAGTGAATCCCGACACTGGGTTCGTGTTTGGCGGAAACAATGCCAACTGTGGCACCTGGATGGATAAGATGGGCTCGTCGGATAAGGCCGGCAATCGGGGTGTACCGTCGACGCCTCGTGATGGATCCGCCGTCGAGCTGGTCGGATTGCAGATGGCAGGTTTGCGCTTCATGCAGCAGATGGCGGAGCAgaaggtgattccggtgaCTTCGGTCGAACGTACGTCCTACAACGGCACCAAAACGGTGTGGACGTACAAGGAGTGGGCCAACCGGATTGCGGCCAACTTTGAGCGGGAGTTTTACGTGGACGAATCGACCGACAGCTCGTACGCAAACAAGCGCGGCATGTACAAGGACACGGTTGGGTCGGAAATCCCCTGGACCGACTTTCAGCTGCGGTGCAATTTTCCGATCGCACTGCTGGCCGCCCCGGAGCTGGCCGATCCCAAGCACGCCTGGCGTGCGCTCGAGAACGCCAAAAAGTACCTGCTCGGGCCGGTGGGCATGAAAACGCTCGACTTCGAGGATTGGGGCTACCGTGGAAATTATGATAATTCCATCGACAGCGACGACAAAACGGTCGCCCACGGTGCCAACTACCACAACGGACCGGAATGGGTGTGGCCGATCGGGTTTTACCTTCGGGCGCGCCTGATATTCGCCAAAGCAAACGGCGTCCTCAAGGAGACGGTGGCGGAGACGTGGAAAATCTTGCAAACCCACCTCAACGAGCTGCAACGCTGCCATTGGCGCGGTCTGGCCGAACTGACGAACGAGAATGGCGCGTTCTGCAAGGATTCGTGCCGAACTCAAGCATGGAGCATGGGCTGTGTGCTCGAAGTGCTGTACGATCTGGAAAAGTACGAAAAGGagctttaa
- the LOC131272055 gene encoding glycogen debranching enzyme isoform X2 codes for MGDGVISIKLAIHDGNQGDGALYRLKKNSLVHVHPGASLLGRRVALFCNYPEDGKDFDRKSYRRLEWCSSTGSPVEAPADGSVYFPIKDIDYYCNVHLTKSGAYHFYALYEECPEAGPQAGIYVQIEPQLTVGKGDAATHLPLDAIRCQTVISKLLGPIDTWEAKLRVGKESGYNMIHFTPVQELGGSRSAYSLRNQLNVNPDFHSKAGKTVTYDDVEAIMRKMREEWNVASICDIVLNHTANESIWIREYPECSYNCFTCPHLRPAFLLDALLARVGDDVKDGMLAHVGVPEVVEAEDHLQAIRWQIQSSYLPQIKLFELYQCNVDKYVQRFSEECGKRSPTRPQDVPEGDIKLRMDPEYRRLGAEIDFDRAMSIYNVFRQDCFDEDSRKRKCSEAFRARLQFLNEEVRREIQAHVDYAIENCLAGARYERVQPDGPRVKGISLKYPLFMKYFTHYGTQGKTLKEIETMMYGGPGKLFMAHNGWVINGDPLKDFARAQPGTGNVYLRRELIAWGDSVKLRYGDKPEDSPYLWKHMQEYVDTTARIFDGVRLDNCHSTPLHVAEYLLDSARKVNPELYVAAELFTNSDHTDNIFVNRLGITSLIREALSAWDSHEQGRLVYRYGGAPVGAFFPCPKRILAPGIAHALFMDLTHDNPSPVEKRSIFDLIPSAALVSMACCATGSNRGYDEFVPHHIHVVDEERQYQEWGNQVDSNTGLIAVKEALNVLHGGLATRGFDQVFVDQMHPDIVAVTRHSLTNHETVILVAHSAFGYPNPWAGPTGVRPLEFEGEFKEIVLEVQIYKKTGQTFDRPTDFVKNADYINGVSEYVVDLKRNLKLEESDIFGKEAVVKGNVTQLHFSNLKPGSVVAVRVALKDSVRGHFDNLQSLVKEFHQDRGSRYAELQHILSKLNLVDFNKLLYCCAEEERDNGGGPYNIEGYGDLVYCGLQGVMSILSDIGPNNDLGHPLANNLRTGNWLIDYCSQRLLKYETLIPMAKWLENNLKSLKEIPRYMIPSYFDVIITNVHRLAIAAACNLMSDFVSHGSNFARRLALGSVQCVSVCPSANLPRLSPNVAEPKPQDHCATMAAGLPHFATGYMRCWGRDTFIAIRGLTLLTGRYDETRYMILGFGGCLRHGLIPNLLDGGQNARFNCRDAVWWWLYTIKQYVDEVPNGKAILKDKVSRLYPTDDSEAKAPGECDQMLYETIQEALTVHFQGLSYRERNAGTRIDAHMKDKGFNNRIGVNPDTGFVFGGNNANCGTWMDKMGSSDKAGNRGVPSTPRDGSAVELVGLQMAGLRFMQQMAEQKVIPVTSVERTSYNGTKTVWTYKEWANRIAANFEREFYVDESTDSSYANKRGMYKDTVGSEIPWTDFQLRCNFPIALLAAPELADPKHAWRALENAKKYLLGPVGMKTLDFEDWGYRGNYDNSIDSDDKTVAHGANYHNGPEWVWPIGFYLRARLIFAKANGVLKETVAETWKILQTHLNELQRCHWRGLAELTNENGAFCKDSCRTQAWSMGCVLEVLYDLEKYEKEL; via the exons ATGGGTGATGGAGTTATTTCGATAAAGCTGGCCATACACGACGGCAACCAGGGTGACGGAGCTCTCTATCGTTTGAAGAAAAACTCGCTTGTCCATGTACATCCCGGTGCATCGCTGTTGGGACGACGTGTGGCCTTGTTCTGCAACTATCCGGAAGATG GAAAAGATTTCGATCGAAAATCTTATAGACGGCTCGAGTGGTGTTCGTCCACCGGATCACCGGTCGAAGCACCGGCCGATGGGTCGGTATATTTCCCCATCAAGGACATCGATTACTACTGCAATGTGCACTTGACCAAATCGGGAGCTTATCATTTCTACGCCCTCTACGAAGAGTGTCCCGAGGCAGGCCCGCAGGCAGGGATTTACGTCCAAATCGAGCCGCAGCTGACGGTCGGAAAGGGCGATGCGGCGACGCACCTTCCGCTCGATGCAATCCGCTGTCAGACGGTGATTTCGAAGCTTCTCGGACCGATCGACACGTGGGAGGCAAAGTTGCGGGTGGGCAAAGAGTCCGGCTACAATATGATACACTTTACGCCCGTCCAGGAGCTGGGTGGTTCGAGATCGGCCTACTCGCTGCGGAACCAGTTGAATGTGAATCCCGATTTCCACAGCAAGGCTGGTAAAACGGTGACGTACGACGATGTGGAGGCTATTATGCGCAAAATGCGCGAGGAGTGGAATGTGGCTTCGATTTGTGACATTGTGTTGAACCACACGGCCAACGAGTCCATCTGGATCCGGGAGTATCCCGAGTGCAGCTACAACTGCTTCACCTGTCCCCATCTGCGTCCGGCGTTTTTGCTCGATGCGTTGCTGGCGCGAGTCGGCGACGACGTGAAGGACGGTATGTTGGCGCACGTTGGCGTTCCGGAGGTGGTCGAGGCGGAAGATCACCTGCAGGCGATCCGCTGGCAGATACAATCGAGCTATCTTCCGCAAATTAAGCTGTTTGAGTTGTACCAGTGCAATGTGGACAAGTACGTTCAGCGGTTCAGCGAGGAGTGTGGCAAGCGTAGCCCAACCCGCCCCCAGGACGTTCCCGAGGGGGACATTAAGCTTCGCATGGATCCGGAATACCGACGACTGGGGGCCGAGATTGACTTCGATCGTGCCATGAGCATCTACAACGTCTTCCGGCAGGACTGTTTCGATGAGGACAGCCGAAAGCGCAAGTGTTCCGAGGCGTTCCGCGCCCGGTTGCAGTTCCTAAACGAAGAGGTACGTCGCGAGATTCAGGCGCACGTCGATTATGCCATCGAAAACTGCCTGGCCGGAGCACGGTACGAGCGTGTGCAGCCGGATGGTCCACGGGTAAAGGGAATCTCGCTCAAGTACCCGCTGTTCATGAAGTACTTCACGCACTACGGAACGCAAGGCAAGACGCTGAAGGAAATCGAAACGATGATGTACGGTGGCCCGGGTAAACTGTTTATGGCGCACAACGGTTGGGTGATTAACGGTGATCCGCTGAAGGACTTTGCCCGTGCCCAACCGGGCACCGGAAACGTTTATCTACGCCGCGAGCTCATCGCATGGGGTGACAGTGTGAAGCTACGGTACGGTGACAAACCGGAAGATAGTCCATACCTGTGGAAGCACATGCAAGAGTACGTGGACACGACGGCACGCATCTTCGACGGTGTTCGGCTGGACAACTGCCACTCGACGCCGCTGCATGTGGCCGAGTATCTGTTGGATTCGGCGCGCAAGGTCAACCCGGAGCTGTACGTTGCGGCCGAACTGTTTACCAACTCCGATCACACGGACAACATCTTCGTGAATCGGCTCGGCATAACGTCGCTCATTCGAG AGGCGCTTTCGGCATGGGATTCGCACGAGCAGGGCCGGTTGGTGTATCGGTACGGTGGAGCCCCCGTCGGTGCATTCTTCCCCTGCCCGAAGCGCATTCTGGCGCCTGGAATTGCGCACGCCCTGTTCATGGACCTTACGCACGACAATCCGTCGCCGGTGGAGAAGCGTTCGATCTTCGATCTGATCCCATCGGCGGCCCTCGTGTCGATGGCATGTTGCGCAACGGGCAGCAATCGTGGCTACGATGAGTTCGTTCCCCATCAC ATTCATGTGGTCGACGAGGAACGCCAGTATCAGGAATGGGGAAATCAGGTGGACAGCAACACGGGTTTGATTGCGGTGAAGGAAGCGCTGAACGTGCTGCACGGTGGCCTCGCAACGCGTGGTTTCGATCAGGTGTTTGTCGATCAGATGCACCCGGACATTGTGGCCGTCACGCGCCATTCGCTGACGAACCACGAGACGGTCATTCTTGTGGCGCACTCCGCCTTCGGATACCCGAACCCCTGGGCCGGCCCGACGGGCGTACGTCCGCTGGAGTTCGAGGGTGAATTCAAGGAGATTGTGCTTGAGGTGCAAATCTACAAGAAAACCGGCCAAACGTTCGATCGACCGACGGATTTCGTGAAAAACGCCGACTACATCAATGGCGTCAGCGAGTACGTGGTGGACCTGAAGCGTAATCTCAAGCTCGAAGAATCGGACATCTTTGGCAAGGAAGCGGTCGTGAAGGGAAACGTAACACAGTTGCACTTTTCCAACCTTAAACCCGGCTCCGTGGTTGCGGTTCGTGTGGCACTGAAGGATAGCGTGCGGGGACATTTTGATAACCTACAATCGTTGGTTAAGGAGTTCCACCAGGATCGGGGCTCGCGGTACGCGGAATTGCAGCACATTCTTTCCAAGTTGAACCTGGTGGACTTTAATAAACTGCTGTACTGCTGTGCCGAGGAGGAACGGGACAATGGAGGTGGCCCGTACAACATCGAAGGCTACGGAGATCTGGTGTACTGTGGATTGCAGGGTGTTATGTCCATTCTGTCGGATATCGGACCGAACAACGATCTCGGCCATCCGCTGGCGAATAATCTTCGTACTGGAAACTGGTTGATTG aTTACTGCTCCCAGCGTTTGTTGAAGTATGAAACTCTGATCCCGATGGCCAAGTGGTTGGAGAACAACCTGAAATCGTTGAAAGAGATCCCACGCTACATGATTCCGAGCTACTTCGACGTGATCATCACGAACGTGCATCGTTTGGCGATCGCGGCCGCGTGCAATCTCATGTCGGACTTTGTCAGCCATGGTTCCAACTTTGCGCGTCGTCTCGCCCTCGGCTCGGTGCAGTGTGTAAGCGTTTGCCCGTCGGCCAATTTGCCCCGCTTGAGCCCGAACGTGGCTGAGCCGAAGCCGCAGGACCATTGCGCCACGATGGCTGCCGGATTGCCCCACTTTGCGACCGGGTACATGCGCTGCTGGGGACGTGACACCTTCATTGCGATCCGGGGACTGACGCTGCTGACCGGTCGGTACGATGAGACGCGCTACATGATCCTTGGATTCGGTGGATGCCTACGCCACGGGTTGATTCCGAATCTACTCGATGGGGGGCAGAATGCTCGGTTCAACTGTCGCGATGCCGTTTGGTGGTGGCTGTACACCATCAAGCAGTACGTCGATGAGGTACCCAACGGTAAGGCCATCCTGAAGGATAAGGTTTCGCGTCTCTACCCAACGGACGACTCGGAAGCGAAAGCACCGGGTGAATGT gaCCAAATGCTGTACGAAACGATTCAAGAAGCGTTGACGGTGCACTTCCAGGGGTTGTCCTATCGCGAACGAAACGCTGGCACGCGCATCGATGCGCACATGAAGGATAAGGGATTCAACAATCGCATCGGAGTGAATCCCGACACTGGGTTCGTGTTTGGCGGAAACAATGCCAACTGTGGCACCTGGATGGATAAGATGGGCTCGTCGGATAAGGCCGGCAATCGGGGTGTACCGTCGACGCCTCGTGATGGATCCGCCGTCGAGCTGGTCGGATTGCAGATGGCAGGTTTGCGCTTCATGCAGCAGATGGCGGAGCAgaaggtgattccggtgaCTTCGGTCGAACGTACGTCCTACAACGGCACCAAAACGGTGTGGACGTACAAGGAGTGGGCCAACCGGATTGCGGCCAACTTTGAGCGGGAGTTTTACGTGGACGAATCGACCGACAGCTCGTACGCAAACAAGCGCGGCATGTACAAGGACACGGTTGGGTCGGAAATCCCCTGGACCGACTTTCAGCTGCGGTGCAATTTTCCGATCGCACTGCTGGCCGCCCCGGAGCTGGCCGATCCCAAGCACGCCTGGCGTGCGCTCGAGAACGCCAAAAAGTACCTGCTCGGGCCGGTGGGCATGAAAACGCTCGACTTCGAGGATTGGGGCTACCGTGGAAATTATGATAATTCCATCGACAGCGACGACAAAACGGTCGCCCACGGTGCCAACTACCACAACGGACCGGAATGGGTGTGGCCGATCGGGTTTTACCTTCGGGCGCGCCTGATATTCGCCAAAGCAAACGGCGTCCTCAAGGAGACGGTGGCGGAGACGTGGAAAATCTTGCAAACCCACCTCAACGAGCTGCAACGCTGCCATTGGCGCGGTCTGGCCGAACTGACGAACGAGAATGGCGCGTTCTGCAAGGATTCGTGCCGAACTCAAGCATGGAGCATGGGCTGTGTGCTCGAAGTGCTGTACGATCTGGAAAAGTACGAAAAGGagctttaa